The following proteins come from a genomic window of Heyndrickxia acidicola:
- a CDS encoding glycosyltransferase: protein MKKKSSENPKVSIIIPTYNCRYTDQAIISAMNQTYSNKEIIVIDDGSTQEFDKIIPYLSSIRYCWKPNGGTGSALNLGIEQASGDYFSWLSSDDLFEPDKLEKQVWFMISQHYDVSYTNYSFIDVDSNVTGRSVGLHFPSKKDFYNRFKTFCHINGCTVMMKMDVIKKVGLFNENLRYTQDFEYWLRVIQHYDFHYLDEPLVNYRVHSESESFKSADAQLQEIYQLNDKYRPMLEEMIQKEEEA from the coding sequence ATGAAGAAAAAATCTTCTGAAAATCCAAAGGTTTCCATCATTATACCTACTTATAATTGCCGATATACCGACCAGGCTATCATAAGTGCGATGAATCAAACTTATAGTAACAAGGAAATTATTGTGATTGACGATGGCTCAACACAGGAATTTGATAAAATCATTCCCTATTTAAGCTCCATTCGCTACTGCTGGAAGCCAAACGGCGGAACAGGCAGTGCTTTAAACCTCGGAATAGAACAGGCTTCGGGAGATTATTTTTCATGGCTTAGTTCAGATGACCTCTTTGAACCGGATAAGCTGGAAAAACAGGTCTGGTTTATGATCTCCCAACATTATGATGTAAGCTATACCAATTACAGCTTTATAGATGTGGACAGCAACGTAACCGGAAGATCCGTAGGTCTGCATTTTCCCTCCAAGAAGGATTTTTATAACCGTTTTAAAACGTTCTGCCATATCAATGGCTGCACCGTCATGATGAAAATGGATGTCATCAAGAAGGTTGGCTTGTTTAATGAAAACCTTCGTTATACCCAGGACTTCGAATACTGGCTGAGAGTCATTCAGCATTATGATTTTCATTATTTAGATGAGCCCCTTGTAAACTACCGGGTTCATTCCGAATCCGAATCCTTTAAAAGTGCCGATGCACAGCTGCAAGAGATTTACCAGCTCAATGATAAATACCGGCCGATGCTGGAAGAAATGATACAAAAGGAGGAAGAAGCTTGA
- a CDS encoding glycosyltransferase, which translates to MIPKVSIIIPFYNCPYVDQAIQSALNQTYPNIEVVVIDDGSSMFIEKIDFFRNRIIYLRKENGGTATALNEGIKTAKGDYIAWLSSDDYFLPDKIEKQVKLMIEKNTAASFTNYDYIDEKNRVLVHRNGPRISKPKVLYTEMLKYNAINGCTTMIKKTIFDEIESFNPKWRFTHDYDMWFRLLLTGVSIHYLDEALVKFRYHKNAGTKKYAREIQLEAAALENHYRPLLEEYIREHF; encoded by the coding sequence ATGATCCCCAAGGTCTCCATCATCATTCCATTTTATAATTGCCCCTATGTCGATCAAGCCATCCAGAGTGCACTGAATCAAACCTACCCAAATATTGAAGTGGTTGTAATCGACGATGGCTCAAGCATGTTTATCGAAAAAATAGATTTCTTCCGCAACAGAATCATCTATCTTCGCAAGGAAAACGGCGGCACTGCTACAGCCTTGAATGAGGGCATTAAAACCGCTAAAGGTGATTATATCGCCTGGTTAAGTTCAGATGATTACTTTCTTCCCGATAAGATTGAAAAACAAGTAAAGCTTATGATAGAGAAGAATACAGCGGCCAGCTTTACAAACTATGATTATATCGATGAAAAGAATCGGGTATTGGTTCATCGGAATGGGCCACGTATTTCAAAGCCTAAAGTTCTTTATACCGAAATGCTAAAATACAATGCGATCAATGGCTGCACTACCATGATTAAAAAAACGATCTTCGATGAGATTGAAAGCTTTAACCCTAAATGGCGATTCACACATGATTATGACATGTGGTTCCGCTTGTTATTAACCGGTGTGTCCATTCATTATTTGGATGAAGCACTAGTTAAATTCCGATATCACAAAAATGCTGGCACTAAAAAGTATGCACGGGAAATCCAGCTTGAGGCAGCTGCTTTGGAGA
- a CDS encoding glycosyltransferase family 4 protein codes for MKILLATFWIVPHVGGVWNYISQLKKKLESLGNEVDILGYGEKYQYVYIVNEFRKVERSQLLPLVNESLATDPLRAIPSDPIVKHCELERRIYELGAAYLGLEKYDVIHTQDVLSTACINLLNVKGPALVTTLHGCVAHEMRRQLSSSQTSEEVRRYFDELEYTGTVSAEWTIVANEWLKKILTDEFKVPAEKLRVYHYGYNVEDFLRQMNEKPAVQLFKPVVRPKDKKVILYTGRLVQLKGVHHLIEALSLLKKVRQDWVCWIVGEGEKRLELEAQSRILGIEGDLIFLEKRDDIPQLLASSDIFVLPSLIENQPLSVIEAQIAGKAVIVSDAGGLPEMVRHQVTGLISRIGDEAELCQHIDSLLKDDAYRQKLGNQAREWAFHHWSLEEGVKKVLEVYKDAVEKKRAEAAE; via the coding sequence ATGAAGATCCTGCTTGCTACGTTTTGGATTGTTCCGCATGTAGGGGGGGTATGGAACTATATCAGTCAGCTTAAAAAAAAGCTTGAATCATTAGGAAATGAAGTAGATATACTTGGCTATGGCGAAAAGTATCAATATGTTTATATTGTCAATGAATTTAGGAAAGTAGAAAGGTCCCAATTGCTTCCTTTAGTGAATGAGAGCTTAGCCACAGATCCTCTAAGGGCCATTCCCAGTGATCCCATCGTAAAGCACTGTGAATTGGAAAGACGTATTTATGAGCTGGGGGCTGCTTATCTCGGCCTTGAAAAATATGATGTTATTCATACACAGGATGTACTCTCAACAGCCTGTATAAATCTATTGAATGTCAAAGGGCCGGCATTGGTGACAACATTGCATGGCTGTGTTGCCCATGAAATGAGGCGGCAGCTATCCTCTTCTCAAACCTCTGAAGAAGTGCGGAGGTACTTTGACGAATTGGAATATACAGGGACCGTATCAGCAGAATGGACCATTGTAGCGAATGAATGGCTTAAGAAGATTTTAACGGATGAATTCAAGGTACCTGCTGAAAAACTCAGAGTCTATCATTATGGTTATAATGTAGAAGACTTTTTGAGACAAATGAATGAGAAGCCGGCTGTTCAGCTATTTAAACCGGTTGTTCGCCCGAAGGATAAAAAGGTGATTTTGTATACCGGGAGACTTGTTCAGTTGAAAGGAGTTCATCACCTCATTGAGGCTCTCAGTTTATTAAAAAAGGTACGGCAGGATTGGGTTTGCTGGATTGTTGGAGAAGGGGAGAAGCGGCTGGAGCTGGAAGCACAGAGCAGAATTCTCGGGATAGAAGGGGACCTGATTTTTTTGGAAAAACGTGATGACATTCCGCAGCTGCTGGCAAGTTCAGATATTTTCGTTCTGCCGAGCCTCATAGAAAATCAGCCTTTATCCGTCATTGAAGCCCAAATTGCAGGGAAGGCTGTTATCGTTAGCGATGCGGGAGGCCTACCGGAAATGGTAAGGCATCAAGTAACCGGATTGATTTCAAGAATTGGAGATGAAGCGGAATTATGTCAGCATATCGATTCTCTGTTAAAGGATGATGCTTACCGTCAAAAGCTCGGGAATCAAGCTAGGGAGTGGGCCTTCCACCACTGGTCACTGGAAGAAGGGGTAAAAAAGGTGTTGGAAGTATATAAAGATGCAGTGGAGAAAAAACGGGCTGAAGCAGCAGAATAA
- a CDS encoding polysaccharide biosynthesis protein, with amino-acid sequence MFNNKVILVTGGTGSWGHELTRQLLSCNPKEIRIFSRNEASQFSMKQEFNSHPKLNFVIGDIKEKDDLTKACKNVDYLFHLAALKHVPVCENQPMEALKTNVLGTQNVIDAAIDCNVQKVIYISTDKASDPSNFYGLSKAMGERLIIHANTLDTKTRFVCIRGGNVLGTNGSVIHVFKRQIKENNRVGITDQDMTRFFLTVQDAIKLVFKATFEALGGEIFVMKMPTCRIIDLAQVLIDESKQENVEVDIIGARPGEKIHELLLSEYESKTTVIYDEEYYVILPSIHIEGLKEYYSQCELVTLETYNSSTGLMNMDEIKAMLEKGGFL; translated from the coding sequence TTGTTTAATAACAAAGTCATTTTAGTAACAGGAGGAACGGGATCTTGGGGGCATGAATTAACCCGGCAGCTTCTCTCCTGCAACCCAAAAGAAATTCGGATATTCTCAAGAAATGAAGCCAGCCAATTTTCCATGAAGCAGGAATTTAACTCCCACCCCAAATTGAACTTTGTGATTGGGGATATAAAAGAAAAAGATGATTTAACGAAAGCATGCAAAAATGTTGATTATCTGTTTCACTTAGCCGCTTTAAAACATGTCCCTGTATGTGAGAACCAGCCAATGGAAGCCTTAAAAACCAATGTACTTGGAACGCAAAATGTCATTGATGCAGCGATAGACTGCAATGTTCAAAAGGTCATTTATATTTCTACAGATAAGGCGTCGGATCCTTCCAACTTCTATGGGCTCTCAAAGGCGATGGGAGAAAGGCTGATTATCCATGCAAATACATTGGATACCAAAACACGTTTTGTTTGTATCAGGGGCGGGAACGTTCTGGGGACAAACGGAAGTGTAATCCATGTTTTTAAAAGGCAAATAAAAGAAAACAATCGTGTCGGCATTACCGACCAAGATATGACCCGCTTTTTTCTAACCGTTCAGGATGCCATTAAGCTCGTTTTTAAAGCTACATTTGAAGCTCTCGGCGGCGAAATCTTTGTCATGAAAATGCCCACATGCAGGATTATCGACCTTGCCCAGGTATTAATCGACGAATCGAAACAAGAAAATGTTGAAGTGGATATCATTGGAGCCCGTCCGGGAGAAAAAATCCATGAATTACTCCTCTCGGAATATGAAAGTAAAACAACTGTAATCTATGATGAAGAATACTACGTTATCCTGCCTTCCATCCACATTGAAGGGCTAAAAGAATATTACAGCCAATGTGAACTCGTTACGTTAGAAACGTATAATTCCAGTACAGGACTTATGAATATGGATGAAATTAAAGCAATGCTCGAGAAGGGAGGCTTCCTGTAA
- a CDS encoding NAD(P)-binding domain-containing protein: MQGAKNKTAAIISMTAKKSSDFRVLPRREALGFTAINFLVTDLDQARECLLMIDGRVEYILIDVEQKQHVPLVEEARRIIKQSRIITCKPNDATIESCDLLVRHYFNDEIENKSVLVIGSGNLSTKTALRLAERNAKVSMYSRSYTKTKKIAEALNLILPKYTLHQIHAMKELAEQQEPFDIIISFLSAENIVGPEYLLLIKEDTLVIDGGVNNFQASFIKEALKQGASCYRLDVRIAFLYNLLFLSNEVDSFFICIMGRKTLDGVDFVSGGIIGNAGDIIVDRINNPTQIIGIADGYGGVKSKADYTKEDERRINDIHNNPALFEKADTPDSE; the protein is encoded by the coding sequence TTGCAAGGTGCAAAAAACAAAACGGCAGCTATCATCAGCATGACGGCAAAAAAGTCATCAGATTTCAGGGTTTTGCCAAGGAGAGAGGCCCTCGGGTTTACAGCCATTAACTTTCTTGTAACAGACTTGGACCAGGCAAGGGAATGCCTTTTGATGATAGACGGTAGAGTGGAATATATTTTAATAGATGTTGAGCAAAAACAACATGTCCCTCTTGTAGAAGAAGCCAGAAGGATCATAAAACAATCCAGGATTATTACCTGCAAGCCCAATGATGCGACGATAGAATCCTGTGATTTACTGGTCAGGCACTATTTTAATGATGAAATTGAAAATAAATCCGTACTCGTGATCGGCTCTGGAAATTTAAGCACCAAAACGGCATTAAGGCTGGCGGAAAGAAATGCAAAGGTCAGTATGTATTCAAGGAGCTACACCAAGACAAAAAAAATAGCAGAAGCGTTAAACTTAATCCTGCCAAAATATACACTTCATCAGATCCATGCAATGAAAGAACTGGCGGAACAGCAAGAGCCATTTGACATCATCATTTCTTTTTTATCCGCTGAAAATATAGTAGGACCCGAATACTTATTATTGATAAAAGAGGACACTCTCGTCATAGATGGCGGAGTAAACAATTTTCAAGCCTCCTTTATAAAAGAGGCCCTAAAACAAGGAGCTTCCTGCTATCGATTGGACGTTCGGATCGCTTTTCTCTATAACCTGCTCTTTTTAAGTAATGAAGTGGATTCCTTCTTCATCTGCATAATGGGGAGGAAAACCCTGGATGGTGTTGATTTCGTTTCGGGAGGAATAATCGGAAATGCCGGTGATATTATCGTTGATAGAATCAACAACCCTACTCAAATCATCGGCATTGCCGACGGATACGGCGGTGTAAAAAGCAAGGCTGATTATACAAAAGAGGATGAAAGAAGAATAAATGATATACACAATAACCCTGCATTATTCGAAAAGGCCGATACGCCAGACTCCGAATAA
- a CDS encoding glycosyltransferase family 4 protein: protein MLAEVANGLAEKGHDITILLSKSGVIEFDMKATIKVVPDHFPIDSFPPADVIVSNFYTTVPPCQLAAEKGLGTHIRYTHCYEPIFMPNQAETFLSYHVTPHLFVVSEAQKKLVDVNHGLNAKVIPNGINPVFKNLHTKKTNGPLQISAIVRLSEGGLWHRQQNYLIEQLRIVKLAHPEVQINLFCPPAELTISKSLQEIKMLNEFTFHTPANDQELCMLYNQTDIFVTSSIFESSLLTGLEAMACGAALVTTYAGGNMDYAKHYKNCLVSSRMDNQLSKDIMTLIKDPFLRHYLIVNGEAEAKKWTIQRTVDTFEEKAREILTRLGQ from the coding sequence ATGTTAGCCGAAGTGGCAAATGGATTAGCGGAAAAGGGGCATGACATCACCATTCTTTTATCCAAAAGTGGCGTCATTGAATTCGATATGAAGGCTACTATCAAAGTGGTACCCGATCATTTTCCCATAGACTCCTTCCCGCCTGCAGACGTAATTGTTTCGAACTTCTATACAACCGTCCCTCCCTGCCAATTGGCTGCAGAAAAAGGACTCGGCACACATATCCGTTATACCCACTGCTACGAACCCATTTTCATGCCGAATCAGGCAGAAACCTTTCTCAGCTACCATGTCACCCCCCATCTGTTCGTAGTCTCTGAAGCTCAAAAAAAATTAGTAGATGTCAATCACGGCCTGAACGCAAAAGTAATTCCAAATGGCATTAACCCTGTATTTAAAAACCTGCATACAAAAAAAACGAATGGGCCGTTGCAAATCTCTGCCATCGTCCGCCTTAGTGAAGGGGGACTTTGGCACAGACAGCAGAATTACTTAATTGAACAGTTGCGCATTGTGAAGCTGGCGCACCCGGAAGTGCAGATAAACCTTTTTTGTCCGCCAGCTGAGCTAACAATCTCTAAATCACTACAGGAGATAAAAATGCTAAATGAATTCACTTTCCATACGCCTGCAAATGATCAGGAATTGTGCATGTTGTATAACCAGACGGATATTTTTGTCACATCCTCCATTTTTGAGTCGTCCCTTTTAACAGGATTAGAAGCCATGGCATGCGGGGCAGCATTAGTGACTACCTATGCAGGAGGGAATATGGACTATGCAAAGCACTATAAAAATTGCCTGGTATCTTCCCGCATGGACAATCAACTCTCTAAAGATATCATGACCTTGATAAAAGATCCTTTTCTACGACACTATTTAATCGTAAATGGCGAAGCGGAAGCAAAAAAATGGACGATACAGCGTACGGTAGACACCTTTGAAGAAAAAGCCAGAGAAATCCTTACTCGTTTGGGACAATAA
- a CDS encoding dTDP-4-dehydrorhamnose reductase family protein has product MKVLILGGTGMAGHVMKEYFRHNPRYEVSYTSRDKNDPDSIYLDATDSKRLEHVIDELRPDIAINCIGILNEAASNDPMTALQVNGLLPHQLVKLMERHQGKVIHISTDCVFLGTKGDYTEDEIADGISVYARSKRWGEILSDKHTTIRTSIIGPELNENGIGLFLWFMKQSGVIKGYDKVFWNGVTTLELAKAAEQMIEQNITGLYHLCSKQKITKYSLLKLFQEIFQKDDVTIIPDSDIVLDRTIKNTRTDFLYQVPDYKDMLIELRDWMQSH; this is encoded by the coding sequence ATGAAGGTATTAATCCTTGGAGGAACAGGAATGGCCGGACATGTGATGAAAGAATACTTTAGGCATAATCCTAGATACGAAGTTTCCTACACTTCAAGGGATAAAAACGATCCGGATAGTATTTATTTGGATGCAACCGACTCGAAAAGGCTTGAACATGTTATTGATGAGTTGAGGCCGGACATTGCTATCAATTGCATCGGCATCTTAAATGAAGCCGCTAGCAATGACCCCATGACGGCATTGCAGGTGAACGGCCTGCTCCCTCACCAGCTGGTAAAATTAATGGAGAGGCACCAGGGAAAAGTCATTCACATCAGTACAGATTGCGTTTTTCTGGGGACCAAAGGGGATTACACCGAAGATGAGATCGCGGATGGAATTTCTGTATACGCCAGATCAAAACGATGGGGAGAGATTCTGAGCGATAAACATACAACCATCCGGACTTCCATCATCGGTCCAGAGCTGAACGAAAACGGGATTGGTCTTTTTTTATGGTTTATGAAGCAATCAGGAGTGATTAAGGGCTATGACAAAGTATTTTGGAACGGCGTCACCACTCTTGAATTAGCCAAAGCAGCGGAACAGATGATTGAGCAGAATATTACCGGCCTGTATCACCTTTGCTCTAAACAGAAAATCACAAAATATTCCTTATTAAAATTATTTCAGGAGATTTTCCAAAAAGATGATGTCACCATTATACCGGACAGCGATATTGTACTCGATAGAACCATAAAAAATACGAGGACGGATTTTCTCTACCAAGTCCCAGACTATAAAGACATGCTGATAGAGCTGAGAGATTGGATGCAAAGCCATTAA
- the wecB gene encoding non-hydrolyzing UDP-N-acetylglucosamine 2-epimerase yields MKIMTILGTRPEIIRLSLIIKKLDVLAEKHILVHTGQNFTSSLNDIFFQQLGIRKPDYSLSAQQNTLGGQLSNMYKNLESILLKETPDKVLVLGDTNSGLSAILAERMGIPVFHMEAGNRCFDLEVPEEKNRRVIDAISSFNLPYTPQSKENLIKEGVPRNRIIVSGNPIYEVLEHYVKEIDGNDILDRLKLKKEDYFLVTIHRAENVDHENRLIEIIQGLNFAAKRYKKRLICSIHPRTKSRIDNIPSISVDPLVEFHEPFGFFEFVKLEKHAFCVLTDSGTVQEECCLFHVPTVTIRKTTERPETIECGSNILSGIDAKQILHSIQIMVNQPKVWEFPEGYHVKNVSDKVIKLLAGGMKVV; encoded by the coding sequence ATGAAAATCATGACCATTTTAGGGACCCGCCCTGAAATTATTCGCTTAAGCTTAATCATAAAAAAATTAGATGTCTTAGCTGAGAAACATATATTGGTGCACACAGGACAAAATTTCACTTCTTCCCTAAACGATATTTTTTTTCAGCAATTAGGAATCAGAAAGCCGGACTATTCATTATCAGCCCAGCAAAACACACTCGGTGGGCAGCTATCGAACATGTATAAAAATCTGGAATCCATCCTCCTGAAAGAAACCCCTGACAAGGTACTGGTTCTGGGAGATACGAACAGCGGATTAAGTGCTATTTTGGCTGAAAGAATGGGCATTCCGGTGTTCCATATGGAGGCAGGCAACCGCTGCTTTGACTTAGAAGTACCGGAAGAGAAAAACCGCCGGGTTATCGATGCTATTTCAAGCTTTAACTTGCCCTACACACCGCAAAGCAAAGAAAACTTAATAAAAGAAGGCGTCCCAAGAAACCGCATTATTGTCTCCGGCAATCCCATTTATGAAGTGTTAGAGCATTATGTAAAAGAAATTGACGGAAACGATATCTTAGACAGATTAAAGCTTAAAAAAGAAGACTATTTTCTTGTTACGATTCATCGTGCTGAAAACGTTGACCATGAAAACCGATTAATAGAAATTATTCAAGGACTGAACTTTGCCGCAAAAAGATATAAAAAAAGATTGATCTGCAGCATCCATCCGCGTACTAAATCCCGAATCGACAACATCCCTTCAATATCTGTAGATCCTCTGGTTGAGTTTCATGAACCCTTTGGTTTCTTTGAATTTGTAAAATTAGAGAAACATGCTTTTTGTGTCTTAACAGACAGCGGGACCGTACAGGAAGAGTGCTGCTTGTTTCATGTACCTACCGTGACAATCCGAAAAACAACGGAACGCCCTGAAACCATTGAGTGCGGAAGCAATATATTATCCGGAATAGATGCGAAACAAATCCTACATTCCATTCAAATTATGGTGAACCAGCCAAAGGTATGGGAATTCCCTGAAGGTTATCATGTTAAAAATGTTTCTGATAAAGTGATTAAATTATTAGCAGGAGGAATGAAAGTTGTTTAA